The genomic interval NNNNNNNNNNNNNNNNNNNNNNNNNNNNNNNNNNNNNcggtctgtaacgcgcctaagtctTGGCTTAGATGAGACTTGATAGGAGGGAGATTGTTCAGGTAAAGTACACTTATTGTAAAGGAGTAGAGCTCCCTTGTAAGGTTCATGCCACAAGCACCAATGTTCAGGCCTTACAGTAAACCAATCAGACTGGGGTGGGTGGAGAGGGATTGTATTCAGACACATAACTTCATTGTGACACAGCTTGTTCTGAAAAAAACCATTCAGAATGGATCTGTGTTCATCCTATTTCTGTATGGCATTTCTAGGCGTCTCTGTGAGCACAAGTATGGGAATGCTCCTCGGGTGAGGATCAATGGACATGTGGCAGCCCGCTTTCCTTTCATCCCAATGCCTCTTGACTACATCCTTCCAGAGCTGCTGAAGAATGCTATGCGGTGAGTACAAATTTCTCTAACATGTTTGCATCAAAGGGGAGATGCACACTATACATGTGGATTGGGAGGTAGAATGGCAGGTCAGACCTTTCcctctaaaacaggggtaggcaaagtgcaaTCCTGCAGCTACTACATGTGATCCCCAGAGGCTGTTTCTGTGCTCTTGAGCCCCTACAGACTCCAGACACTGCCCTTTTGGTGGCCAAGCAGAAAAAATGAATTGCCTTTCCTGGTATCCTGGAATGGTGATACCCTTTTTAACTGTGTGCACCCTCCCCCCGCAACTACTcaacatttgtttaaaatgtaaaattagaTGGGGACTTTAGCTCCTTCCAGTTTTGCTCCTTCTCATTTTGAGGCATTTTTGGCAAACTGTATGACCCTGGAGAGTCCCTTCAGTAGTAATGTGGCCCCTGGAGCTGCttcagttgcccactcctgttctaaAGATCTACAGCACTGATTTACTGTATGCGTACCTTTCACAAAGGCTTGTGAGTACAGCGCACCCACATTTTACGTGGGCACACCATATGTGTATTTCAGCATATGATGAAAGCCGCACCGGAAGAGCCCGTCACACGccccggaagaactaatggggcacaCGTCCGTGGTGCATGTGTGCCACCGTGTTGGTGAATGCtgcgggcatgagccccattacttccaatggggctccagcacacatGGAATTCCTCTTATgtggagggatctggaatggatccctgcgtaaggcgagggcgcactgtattatatATCTTCTTGCCTTATTGCAATACTTCTTAAAGGAAGACATACATACTGGTAGGCTAAAATAAGTGATTACTTTGCTAATTTATACACTCTGTTTTGATTGCAAACTTTGTAATTTATTTCACTGAGTGAAGTTCTGGTGGCTATAGTATGGTGATAAAACCTCTGTCTAGGACTGTCTCAGGGCTTTCCAGATTTAGAAGTGTTGGATACATAAGAGCTTGTTGGTCATATTGACTTTGGCTACTCACTTCATAGAGGAGGAACAGATAGGAAGGGagcattctaaaacaaaacaaaaaaacaagggCCTGGAAACAGCTTGATTAGAAGAGGAAGAGCTCCAACAACCAGTGCTGGCTGGtggtcccatgtcagtggggcaatgagtGCATTCCAGGGCTTAGATAACTTTCAAAAGAGTTGCCCATCATATTAAACCTTTGGAGAGAGGTTCAGCATattggacaactcctttaaagtctggattaaGACCTGGCATTTATTCACCAGTCCACTGACATAGGACCAGTCGCCACCAAGAACATTGAAGCTAGAGAGAAAGGCAAGAAGTAGTAGTTAGAAGAGAAGACTAGCATGGGCAAAGGGAAGTGGTGGTAAGACGTTGCAGACTGAATTTTCCATACTAGTTTGAAAGAGCCTACTGAAACCTCCACATAATGATAATGCTGTTAATTACAAGACTTTTCTGGATATTGGGAGGGCTTGTTGCATAAAACCAGGTGGAAAAATGTTGAGATACCTTTTAAGGTTGAATTCAATGTTATTATCTTTCTTTCAGAGCCACCATGGAATCTCATCTGGACACACCCTACAATGTGCCAGACATAGTCATCACCATTGCCAACAATGACATTGACTTGATCATACGGTATGGCCTGGGTGGCACAATTGTATCTTTACTAGAGCTTTAAGATTACCACCTCTGCAGTTACGCAGTTTCTGCAGTTATGGTAGGGACTTAGCTACAGGAGCCTGATGCAGTGGGCACATGTGAACGCATTGGGCAGTGCTATAGAGGTAGACTACTGGTGACACCCTTCATTTGGGTGGGAAGGCATGAGTGGAATGTAAGAATAATATAAATATCTTGGACATGGCTCCTTACATCAAGGTTCATTTTTTTCATTACAGGATTTCGGATCGAGGGGGTGGAATTCCTCATGACCATGTTGAGAAGGTAGCAGATTACCACTTTACCACAGCAGAAGCGAGTAACCAGGACCCCCGCATGAACACCCTCTTTGGAAATATGGTAGAAATGGGGAACAGTGCCCAATCAGGGCCCATGCATGGGTGagcagaaagggaaggaaggtggGGTTTCCAGCAGTCGTTTCACAAAAGATAAAGGTTCCTTCTTATGTAGAGAGTAGTGTGCCCTATGGCCATGTGCTGATCTGAACTGGAGCAGCTCACATTCAATTGGTGGGGTTCACTTGGCAACTGTTGGATTTAGGTCTATATGTCTAGAACTGGGATGCCCATAAATCTACAGACTTTAGGAgcaataaaaggaaaaggaatgaaTCTCTAAAGCTCCAgttagtacagtgtgcccttgtctcCTGTGGCAGATCCGTTCAGCCCCCCCNNNNNNNNNNNNNNNNNNNNNNNNNagggctcttcttcttgaggccaggattttatttttaattaattttaatttaattctctcattaaatttaagagaagaattggtggacagagtgacagtAGTCACGTAATGGGGAGTGAACTAGGTAGGAAAGgcctctggaagagatccgtcttaaggctcttaaaggctgtaagagtgaATGTCCGgtatctccttcggcaggtcatccatagctttggagcagaTGGAAAAGCCCTCTGGGTgatgaagttagcctagattttatggCGAAGTGAGATTCTCCCGAGGCCTTAGAGTGGGGAAGAACATATGAAAGAaggttcccttaagtattctggccCAATGATAGGAGTCAATAAAATAAGCaggaaattaaaaacatcaagtatAAAATATCAAGCAGGAAgagaaaagcaagaaagaaagagaaaaggaaaaaaatgaaggtgGTAAGATAGTGCTGGCAGGAAAGAGTTAGTTCTAGACAGAGAAATAGATATGGTATGGATAAATTTATAGAAATTTATTAGACCCAATACAGTCAAGCCCTTCATGACCACGgattttatccatagattcagcaGCCACAGattgaatattaaaaaatatacaaaattcaaATAGGCAAACTTGACTTTGctatttatataagagacaccattttactatgccattgtatttatttaatgactTGAGCATCCGGGATTTTGGTACCATGGGGGCGGGTCCTGGACACAAtttcagtggataacaagggcccactgtacagtgcttttcttgttgtttttcttgtattttgtagCAGTAGCATTTTGTATGATACtttttttgtctgtgtgtgtgttgcttaataatttttaaaaaataaaatgtgggacatttaagaaaatgttGAACATTACAAAGTAAAAGCTACAAAACACTAATATTAACATCATTCATGCTTCTAGTCGAGCTCAAAGGGAAGAGGTTTTTGAAATCCCCCCTGGACGAAGGTAGAAATGTAGGCCATTCCCTGGACGAAGGGGACACCCAGTCACCCTGCTTATGGCTCAGCAGAACCGGAAACCAGATCTCCAATTCTTGGCCTCAGCTACTCAGGAAGAAGGAGTAAcccaaggaggagaaagagcagtCTCTTGGAGGGCATGAACCTGTTCACTCCCTCCAGCCCAAGGAGTCTGGAGCTCTTTTCCAAGCAGATCCCTGGATTTCATATGGGCAAGGCTGCGCAGAAGCGACAATGTCAAGGCCCTGTTTGTCTGGCTGCTGCTATCAACAGTCTTCTGGCTCTTGGAGTGTACACACACGCAGCAGCCGGTCGTCCCCTCCCTATGCCTTCGACCTCATTCCACCAGAGCAGCTGAAGCCGGCCAGGGAGGGGAAGCCCAGCAAGCAACCAAAGAGGCACCAAGGAAACTT from Sceloporus undulatus isolate JIND9_A2432 ecotype Alabama chromosome 6, SceUnd_v1.1, whole genome shotgun sequence carries:
- the LOC121933335 gene encoding 3-methyl-2-oxobutanoate dehydrogenase [lipoamide] kinase, mitochondrial-like, yielding MPLDYILPELLKNAMRATMESHLDTPYNVPDIVITIANNDIDLIIRISDRGGGIPHDHVEKVADYHFTTAEASNQDPRMNTLFGNMVEMGNSAQSGPMHG